A portion of the Candidatus Pristimantibacillus lignocellulolyticus genome contains these proteins:
- a CDS encoding DUF350 domain-containing protein — protein sequence MNPKIDWLLENEYLASIVYVSVAILTLIVFLSLFELVTKYRCWHEIKRGNVAVAMATGGKIFGICNIFRFSISMNSSIYENLIWGTYGFIILLVAYFLFEFLTPVFRIDEELANDNRAVGLIAMIISVSLSYVIGATILI from the coding sequence ATGAATCCTAAGATTGATTGGTTATTAGAAAATGAATATCTAGCCTCAATTGTGTATGTTTCTGTGGCGATACTTACATTGATTGTATTTTTGTCACTGTTTGAGTTAGTAACGAAATATCGTTGCTGGCATGAAATTAAGCGAGGCAATGTTGCTGTTGCTATGGCAACAGGAGGGAAAATTTTTGGTATTTGTAACATTTTCCGATTTTCTATTTCAATGAATAGCTCAATCTATGAGAATTTAATTTGGGGAACCTATGGCTTTATCATTTTGCTTGTCGCTTATTTCCTATTTGAATTTTTGACTCCGGTATTTAGAATAGATGAGGAACTCGCTAATGATAATCGTGCGGTTGGATTGATAGCTATGATTATTTCTGTCTCGTTATCCTATGTAATCGGTGCGACTATTCTTATCTAA
- a CDS encoding MFS transporter, whose translation MAKLLDKQAMILLAIYASFGFANLLSGTFVPVYLWKASQSYFTVALYAFAQYSAGGITFYLAGKWVKEGNKLNCLRAGCLLSGVFYSIVLWVKQGASDIPIVLGLISGMGLGLFWIAYNVVYFEITEPNTRDRFNGWQGLLIAFAGIVAPWSSGIIISMLSDLKGYQLIFTSSLIIFACCGALSFFIKRRPALGKYDWAHPMKQMKSSDTSWRRAFAAIVAQGVREGVFLFLIGLVVYIATSDEAKVGMYSLLASVTALISYWIVGRYMKPNWRIWSMFIGVISLAAIIVPLFGGIQYRSLLWFGIGTAMIFPLYIIPITSRIFDLIGASQQSVEKREELIVFREIALTLGRIIGLIPFFIYLQWNNTEQGLVWMLLIVGSIPILGWFWMRKLFRDDYGRTSEKV comes from the coding sequence ATGGCAAAATTATTAGACAAGCAAGCAATGATATTACTTGCGATTTATGCTTCATTTGGCTTTGCTAATTTATTGTCAGGCACGTTTGTTCCTGTATATCTATGGAAAGCAAGTCAATCGTACTTTACCGTAGCACTTTATGCATTTGCACAGTACAGTGCGGGAGGGATAACGTTTTATCTCGCAGGTAAATGGGTAAAGGAAGGAAATAAATTAAATTGCCTGCGAGCAGGGTGTCTGCTCTCAGGCGTTTTTTATAGTATTGTGCTGTGGGTTAAGCAAGGGGCGAGCGATATTCCAATAGTACTTGGGCTTATTAGTGGTATGGGCTTAGGACTCTTTTGGATTGCCTATAATGTGGTCTATTTTGAAATTACGGAACCCAACACACGAGATCGATTTAATGGTTGGCAAGGATTATTAATCGCATTTGCAGGGATTGTTGCTCCGTGGTCTTCAGGAATTATAATTAGTATGTTATCAGATTTGAAAGGTTATCAGCTCATATTTACAAGTTCACTAATAATATTTGCTTGTTGTGGCGCATTAAGCTTTTTTATTAAGAGAAGACCAGCTTTAGGTAAATATGATTGGGCTCATCCAATGAAACAAATGAAAAGTTCAGATACGAGTTGGCGGAGAGCATTTGCTGCTATTGTCGCGCAAGGTGTTCGTGAAGGAGTATTTCTATTTTTAATTGGATTAGTTGTGTATATTGCGACTAGCGATGAAGCTAAAGTTGGGATGTATAGTTTATTGGCATCGGTTACAGCTTTAATAAGCTATTGGATTGTTGGGCGTTATATGAAGCCGAATTGGAGAATTTGGTCGATGTTCATTGGTGTGATATCATTAGCGGCAATCATTGTTCCGTTATTTGGTGGTATTCAATATCGTTCATTATTATGGTTTGGTATAGGGACAGCGATGATATTTCCTCTGTATATCATACCTATTACTTCTAGGATTTTTGATTTGATCGGGGCATCGCAACAATCAGTTGAAAAGCGGGAAGAGTTGATTGTATTTAGAGAGATCGCTTTAACATTAGGTCGAATCATTGGTTTGATTCCTTTCTTTATCTATTTGCAATGGAATAATACAGAACAAGGTTTGGTATGGATGTTATTAATTGTAGGTTCAATACCGATACTAGGTTGGTTTTGGATGCGGAAATTATTCCGTGATGATTACGGAAGAACTAGTGAAAAGGTTTAG
- the cysK gene encoding cysteine synthase A codes for MAKIVNSVMELIGDTPAVVLNRIAEAGSAEVIVKLEYFNPSGSVKDRAAYNLIAQAELAGTLQPGATIIEPTSGNTGIGLAMNAAAKGYRIILVMPDNMTKERIGMLKAYGAEVVLTPSANRMSGALAKALDLQKSIPNSFIPNQFENQANPDIHRKTTALEIIEQTQGELDAFVASAGTGGTITGTSEVLKQKLPHIHIAVVEPKGSPVLSGGQPGSHKLVGTSPGFIPAILNTSIYDEIIQVADEDAIHTMKLLAQQEGILVGPSSGATVWAAMQIARKLGTGKRVLCIAPDTGERYLSMDLF; via the coding sequence ATGGCCAAAATAGTGAATAGTGTAATGGAATTAATCGGAGATACTCCAGCAGTTGTATTGAATCGAATAGCCGAGGCGGGTAGTGCAGAGGTCATCGTAAAGCTAGAATACTTTAATCCAAGTGGTAGTGTTAAAGATCGTGCTGCCTATAACTTAATTGCTCAAGCTGAACTTGCAGGAACACTACAGCCTGGAGCTACAATTATTGAACCGACCAGTGGAAATACAGGGATTGGTCTTGCGATGAACGCAGCAGCAAAAGGATATCGTATCATACTCGTTATGCCTGACAATATGACTAAAGAACGGATTGGGATGCTGAAAGCTTATGGAGCCGAAGTTGTGCTAACACCATCTGCTAATCGAATGTCTGGGGCACTTGCAAAAGCGTTAGATCTACAGAAAAGTATACCGAACTCTTTTATCCCTAATCAATTTGAAAATCAAGCAAATCCCGATATACACCGTAAAACGACGGCTCTAGAAATTATCGAGCAGACGCAAGGGGAATTAGATGCATTTGTAGCTTCTGCTGGAACAGGAGGTACAATTACTGGAACGAGTGAAGTACTTAAACAAAAATTACCACATATTCATATAGCTGTCGTGGAGCCTAAAGGTTCACCTGTTCTGTCAGGAGGTCAACCGGGATCGCATAAGCTGGTTGGAACAAGCCCTGGATTTATACCTGCTATTTTGAATACATCAATTTATGATGAGATTATTCAAGTTGCTGATGAAGACGCCATCCATACTATGAAGTTGCTTGCACAGCAAGAGGGTATTCTTGTAGGACCATCATCAGGTGCAACCGTATGGGCAGCTATGCAAATTGCACGAAAATTAGGAACCGGTAAACGAGTGTTGTGTATTGCGCCGGATACTGGTGAGCGTTACCTCAGTATGGATCTATTCTAA
- a CDS encoding spore coat protein: MTTNTSQKCTLTEEDLAGTVLADLKRVVREYATAATESNCPTIRQMFTDLLNKTLTMQGQLYTVMSQVNMYQAPSVAPKKELDKQLRSYATQQQQTQSWLQQNNLDNQHQTAPLYTSLH; encoded by the coding sequence ATGACTACGAATACCAGTCAAAAATGTACGTTAACTGAGGAAGATCTGGCAGGAACAGTACTTGCTGATCTTAAGAGGGTAGTACGTGAATACGCTACTGCAGCAACGGAATCAAATTGTCCGACAATTAGACAGATGTTTACTGATCTCCTAAATAAGACACTAACGATGCAGGGTCAACTATACACTGTAATGTCTCAAGTAAATATGTATCAAGCGCCTTCAGTCGCTCCTAAAAAGGAATTAGACAAGCAGCTTCGATCATATGCTACTCAACAACAGCAAACACAAAGCTGGCTGCAACAGAATAACCTAGATAATCAACATCAGACGGCGCCATTGTACACTTCATTGCATTAA
- a CDS encoding Lrp/AsnC family transcriptional regulator, which translates to MSEFQLKVLELLQEDARIKPELIATMLGVAVEEVRDAVATLEQNHIIVKYATIVNWSKMHDEKVTALIEVQITPERGRGFDRIAETIYLYPEVKSLYLMSGAYDLQVEIEGNSLKEVASFVSNKLSTIEAVLSTKTYFVLKKYKQDGIIFEEHESDHRMMVSP; encoded by the coding sequence ATTAGTGAATTTCAATTAAAAGTGCTTGAGCTTTTGCAAGAGGACGCCAGAATTAAACCGGAATTAATCGCCACCATGCTTGGTGTCGCCGTAGAGGAAGTTCGTGACGCAGTCGCCACACTTGAACAAAATCATATCATCGTGAAGTATGCTACGATTGTAAATTGGAGTAAAATGCATGACGAGAAAGTTACGGCTTTAATCGAAGTGCAAATTACACCTGAGCGTGGACGTGGCTTTGATCGTATCGCAGAAACGATATACTTGTATCCTGAAGTTAAGTCGCTGTATCTTATGTCAGGCGCTTATGATTTACAAGTTGAGATTGAAGGAAATAGTTTGAAGGAAGTTGCTTCCTTCGTTTCTAATAAATTATCTACAATTGAAGCAGTCTTATCTACTAAAACATACTTTGTACTTAAAAAATATAAACAGGATGGCATTATCTTCGAAGAGCATGAAAGTGATCATCGTATGATGGTATCCCCATAA